The region AACCATTTACGGTGAGCAGTTCGACAGTCGCTTGCTGATAGGTTCAGCACTTTACCCCTCGCCGGAAATTATGCAGCAAAGCCTGGTGGCTTCGCAGGCGCAAATTGTCACCGTCTCACTGCGACGCCAGAATTCAGTGTCAGCCGGAGACGACTTTTGGCAACTGATCAAGGACACCGGATTGCGGGTGTTACCTAACACCGCCGGGTGCCACAGTGTTAAAGAAGTGGTGACACTGGCGCAAATGTGTCGGGAAGTGTTTGCGACTGACTGGATCAAGCTGGAACTGATCGGCGATGAATACAATTTACAACCCGATCCGATCGCGCTGCTTGAAGCCACCGAAATCCTGATAAAGCAGGGATTTAAAGTGCTGCCGTATTGCACCGATGATTTAGTGGTGTGTCAGCGCCTGGCGGATCTGGGCTGCGAAGTACTGATGCCCTGGGGTGCCCCCATTGGCACCGGGAAAGGGTTACTTAATCCTTATAATCTGAAAACCATTCGTGAGCGTTTGCCTGATCACACCCTGATTGTTGACGCAGGACTCGGTTTACCCTCGCATGCTGTACAGGCCCTGGAACTTGGTTACGATGCCGTGTTGCTGAATTCTGCCATTGCCGGTGCTGGCTGTCCGGTAACCATGGCCAGTGCTTTTAATCATGCGGTAGTTGCCGGGCGTGCCGCCTATGTGGCGCAGGCCATGCCGGAGAAAGAAGTTGCAGCGCCTTCCA is a window of Pseudoalteromonas sp. R3 DNA encoding:
- a CDS encoding thiazole synthase, translating into MHSDKPLTIYGEQFDSRLLIGSALYPSPEIMQQSLVASQAQIVTVSLRRQNSVSAGDDFWQLIKDTGLRVLPNTAGCHSVKEVVTLAQMCREVFATDWIKLELIGDEYNLQPDPIALLEATEILIKQGFKVLPYCTDDLVVCQRLADLGCEVLMPWGAPIGTGKGLLNPYNLKTIRERLPDHTLIVDAGLGLPSHAVQALELGYDAVLLNSAIAGAGCPVTMASAFNHAVVAGRAAYVAQAMPEKEVAAPSTPTMGMPFWHQN